The Amycolatopsis nigrescens CSC17Ta-90 genomic interval GTGATCGTCTTCGCATAGTTGGTGCCGGTGTGCTGGGCACTCGTGCTCGTGCCGTCGTGACCGATGGTTACAGCGAAGGGATAGCTTTGATTCGTCCCGGTGCTGAGCCGGACCTCGACCTGGGCAGGCCCACGGCTGACGTCGACGCGGGCACGGTCGGCAGGTGCCACCCAGGTGAACGCCGGCGGGAACGGCGCCACCACGGTGACGATCTTCGTGCTGGCCCGCACCATTTGCCCGGTGGTGGTGACCCCCCACCCGGCGACCGCGGGGGTACCGGTGTGCGGGAATGTGACCGGGAAGCTCGCGCCGTTGCCCGCGGACGGGCTGTTGTCCACGAACTTGTGGCCCGCCGCCTCGAGGTCCATCTCGGTGAAGGTGACCAAGGGAACCGGTTCCCAAGCGTTGTTCCGCAGTATCCAGCTGGTGCCGCGGCTGACCGACAACGTGATCCTGGCCGGGACGCCCACCTGCACGGCCCCGGTCGGCAGGCCGATGGAAACCGTCGCCGGAATGTTGTCGGGTCTGGGGGATATCGACGGGGAGGGAGACTCCGCCTCTTCCACATTGGGCACATCGTCGATCGTCACGGGAACCTCCCCATCGGCACGCCGGGAGCTCTGCCCTCTCGGCACCACCTCACGGTCGCAAGGCTCGTCGACAATCCGTCGACAACGCACCAACGCCGGCGAACGGGCCGTTGTCGATGCCGCGCTAGCCGAGCTGGTCGCCCAGCCGCAACCGCAGCCACAGCACCAGCCGCTCGTCCGGGTCGGCGAGATCGACCCCGAAGATCTCCTCGGCGCGGGAAAGCCGGTACCGGATCGTGTTCGCGTGCACGGACAGCCGAGTGGAGGCGGCAGCGATATCGCTGTTGGCGTCGAGGTAGCTGCGGATGGTGGACGCATAGGTGGTGCCGTGCTCGAGATCGTGGGCGCGGATCGCGGGCCCGAGCCTGCGGGGCAGCGCCTCGTGCGCGGCGAGTATGCGGGCCAGTTCGGACAGTGCCGCGCCGGCCCACATCTCGTCGATCGTGGCCACCTGGCACGGTTCCGGGTCACCCGGCCGTTCGGTGAGTGCGCGCAGGACGAGATCGGCGTCGGCGCGTGAGCTCGCGATCGAGCGCAGGCCGGTGACCAGCGAGCCGAGTCCCGCTTGGATGCGCACCCGCAGTGCGCCGTGGGCTCGCCGGGCGATGTCGGCGACGAGTTCCCGGTGCGCGTTCGGTGAAGGCCCGCCCGGCAGCAGCGCATAGACCGTGCCGTCGATCAACGCGCAGCCGGGCCTGCCGTAGTGGGCCTCGCAGTGCAGGCTCACCAGGTCGGCGAGCCGGGTGGCCGCATGCGCCGCGACAACCTCGTCGGCGTCGCTCGAGGCGACGGCGAACGCGGCCACCGCCACCGGCACGTCGGGGTCCAGGCCGAGTCGCGGGGCCACGGCGGTGACACTGCTCGGGTCGGTGAGCAACCGGCGCAACAGGTCGGCGCGCCTGCGGCGGACGGCATCGACCGCGGCACGGGCCGCGAGCAAGTGCAGCGCGGTGATGTCTGCGGCGTCGAAGAGTGCCTGTTCGGAGGCTTCATCGAGGCGGTTCTCGGCGTCGACGACCCAGATCGAACCCAGTACCTCGCTGCCGGCGCGGACCGCGACGCCGAGGCGGGGAAGACCGCCGGGAAGGGCGGGGAACCGGCAGGTGCGCCGCACCTGGGCGAGTGTGCGGTACTGCTCGTCGTAGTGGTCCGGGGCGTCCGGCACCTGGAGACCGAGGATGCCCTGGCGGCGGCCTTCATCGATGCCATGGCCGGGCAAGGTCGAGTACGCGAGGATGCGCCGGTGCGGATCTTCGATCGCGGTGGCACCACCGACCATTCCCGCGATCGCGTTGGCCAGTGCGAACAGATCGCCGATGGCGGGGTCGCCAGGGCCCTGCGCGAAACGCGCCGCTGAGGCAAGGGCCGAAGAGAGCATGGCGTCCAGGTGGTGCCAGGCCACGGCCTCGTCGGCGGCGAGCAGCACGAGACCGGACCGCAGCGCGGCTTCGGTCAGCTCGGTGACCGGTTCGCCGAAGCTCTTCACCACAAGGCAGGCGTAACCGGCCTCGGCCGCCGAACCGACGAGCTCCAGTGCTTCGGCCGTGCCCACGCCGACGGCGAGCAGGATCGCGTCGTGGGCGGGTGGAAGCGGGGTTCGCCGCTCGAAGATGAGCACGCCCGAGACCGGTACCGGCCTTTCCGGCAGTGCGGTCAACGGCCGCAGCAGCGAAGAGCCCAACGCATCGAGGACCTGGCCGAGATCGGGTACCTCAGGGTCGAGCATCCTCACCTCTTCAGCCAGACGCACAAAGTATTCGCGGAATCTCTGGACGGGCGCTGCATACGCCTGGCCGGCACGGCCGCGACGCTGTCAGCATGCACGTTCCAGCAGGTGTGCCGCGGGCGGTTCCAGCGACCGTACTCGCTTCGGCCGAGGCGAGCGCGACCGAAACCGCCACGCGCGCCGCGGCCCGTGCGGGGGTCCGGATCCACCTGGCCGAGGACGTCCCCACGGTGGAGGCGATTTCGCGATTCTTCGCCGCGGTATGGCAGACCTCCGAAGCCCAGCCGCCGTTCGCGCCCGACGCGCTGCGAGCCTTCGCGCATGCCGGAGGCGCCGTGCACTACGCGGACGACCGGGACGGCGTCGCCGCCGCGTCCGTGCTGCTTTTCTGCTCGCCGGCCGCCAATGCCGTCTACTCGGTGATCGCGGCCGCCCGCACCAGCGATCGTGGAGTCGGCTTCGCCCTCAAGCAGGCGCAGCGGGCCTGGGCGCTCGAACGCGGCATGACCTCGATGATCTGGACCTTCGACCCGCTGGTGAGCCGCAACGCCCACTTCAACCTCGCCAAGCTCGGCGCGACCGCCACGGAGTACACAGTGGACCTCTTCGGTCGAATCGACGACGGTGTCAACGGGCACGACGAAACCGACCGGCTCACCGCCGTCTGGCCGCTTTCCGAGCCACATTCCGCCCACTGCGCCGGACCCGATCCCGACAGCGCGGAACTCAACCCGCGGCCAGCGCCGGATGGCGCGCCGTTCCGCGCTCGTGACGAAAACGGGCTCTGGTGCCGAGTCCCACCCGACATCGTCACCACGCGCCGCCGGGACCAGCGGCTCGCCGTCGAGTGGCGGGCGGCCGTGCGCGATGCCCTCCGTCCGGTCTTCGATGCCGGCTTCGTCGCGACCGGGTTCAGCAAGTCCGGCTGGTACCACCTGACCAGGAAGGAACAGCCGTGAAGATCGAACTCATCGAGCTCATCGAGATCCGCCTTCCACTCGTCCGCCCGTTCCGGACTTCGCGGGGAACCGACACCGAACGGCACACCCTGCTGCTGCACGTGGTGACCGACGCTGCCGAAGGCTGGGCCGAATTCGGCGGCGACCCCGAGCCGCTGTACAGCTCGGAGTTCGCCGCCGGCGCCGAGCGCGTCCTGCTCGATCACCTCGTGCCGAGGGTCACCGCACTGCACCGGCCGAGTGCCGCCCGGATTGCCGCCGCGATGTCGCCGGTCAAGGGCAACCCGATGGCCAAGGCGCTGCTCGAAACGGCGATCCTCGACGCCGAGTGCCGCGCGCACGCGATGCCGCTGGCGACCTACCTCGGGGCGGTGCGCGACCGCGTCCCCGCCGGGGTGTCCGTCGGGATCGCGGACACGATCGCGGAACTGCTGGAGTCGGTCTCCGGCTACCTGGAGCAGGGGTATGTCCGGATCAAGATCAAGATCGAACCGGGCTGGGACATCGAGCCCGTTCGCGCGATCCGCCGCGAGTTCGGTGCCGAACTGGCGCTGCAGGTCGACGCGAACACCGCCTACTCGCTGACCGATGCCGAACACCTGCGCGGGCTCGACGAGTTCGGACTCGTCCAGATCGAGCAACCGCTCGGCGAGGACGACCTGCGCGGTCACATCGAGCTTTCGAAGTTGCTGCGCACGCCGATCTGCCTCGACGAATCGATCCGCTCCGCGCGCACGGCCGCCGCCGCGATCGGGCTGGGCGCCTGCCGCATCATCAATATCAAGCCCAGCCGGGTCGGGGGTTACCTCGAGGCCCGGCGGATTCATGACATCTGCGCCGCGCACGGGGTACCCGTCTGGTGCGGCGGGATGCTCGAGACCGGTATCGGCCGCGCGCAGAACCTCGCACTCGCCGCACTTCCCGGTTTCGTGCTGCCGAGCGAC includes:
- a CDS encoding PucR family transcriptional regulator; this encodes MLDPEVPDLGQVLDALGSSLLRPLTALPERPVPVSGVLIFERRTPLPPAHDAILLAVGVGTAEALELVGSAAEAGYACLVVKSFGEPVTELTEAALRSGLVLLAADEAVAWHHLDAMLSSALASAARFAQGPGDPAIGDLFALANAIAGMVGGATAIEDPHRRILAYSTLPGHGIDEGRRQGILGLQVPDAPDHYDEQYRTLAQVRRTCRFPALPGGLPRLGVAVRAGSEVLGSIWVVDAENRLDEASEQALFDAADITALHLLAARAAVDAVRRRRADLLRRLLTDPSSVTAVAPRLGLDPDVPVAVAAFAVASSDADEVVAAHAATRLADLVSLHCEAHYGRPGCALIDGTVYALLPGGPSPNAHRELVADIARRAHGALRVRIQAGLGSLVTGLRSIASSRADADLVLRALTERPGDPEPCQVATIDEMWAGAALSELARILAAHEALPRRLGPAIRAHDLEHGTTYASTIRSYLDANSDIAAASTRLSVHANTIRYRLSRAEEIFGVDLADPDERLVLWLRLRLGDQLG
- the menC gene encoding o-succinylbenzoate synthase, producing MKIELIELIEIRLPLVRPFRTSRGTDTERHTLLLHVVTDAAEGWAEFGGDPEPLYSSEFAAGAERVLLDHLVPRVTALHRPSAARIAAAMSPVKGNPMAKALLETAILDAECRAHAMPLATYLGAVRDRVPAGVSVGIADTIAELLESVSGYLEQGYVRIKIKIEPGWDIEPVRAIRREFGAELALQVDANTAYSLTDAEHLRGLDEFGLVQIEQPLGEDDLRGHIELSKLLRTPICLDESIRSARTAAAAIGLGACRIINIKPSRVGGYLEARRIHDICAAHGVPVWCGGMLETGIGRAQNLALAALPGFVLPSDISASSRYYTEDLTDAFRLDDGCLSVPDGPGSGVTVLPAALGRYAVATRNLYQQGSMR